In Mercurialis annua linkage group LG5, ddMerAnnu1.2, whole genome shotgun sequence, a single genomic region encodes these proteins:
- the LOC126679726 gene encoding 50S ribosomal protein 5 alpha, chloroplastic-like isoform X1 → MMIRKMGMVLRSSDSPLSSSSFSASVLPWPKPYPLSPVSICRFPIKPIAMLSQSLSALPLLKPFTTNASTDVTDAVSATDDDEDDDNFLFYNLPLDPKLQQKLEHKMRMKFSKNVRLRTKKLDRKRRMRKKAHNPKAV, encoded by the exons ATGATGATCAGGAAAATGGGTATGGTTTTGAGGAGTTCAGACTCTCCACTCTCGTCGTCTTCATTTTCCGCTTCCGTACTTCCATGGCCAAAACCCTATCCTCTATCTCCAG TTTCCATTTGCAGGTTCCCCATCAAACCCATTGCTATGCTCTCCCAATCACTCAGTGCACTTCCTCTCTTGAAACCCTTTACCACAAATGCATCGACTGATGTTACGGATGCCGTCTCTGCAACTGACGACGACGAAGACGACGATAATTTTCTGTTTTACAACCTTCCTCTTGACCCCAAGTTGCAACAGAAGCTTGAGCATAAGATGCGGATGAAGTTTTCCAAGAATGTACGTCTTCGCACCAAGAAACTTGATCGGAAACGCAGGATGAGAAAGAAAGCACATAACCCCAAGGCTGTCTAA
- the LOC126683039 gene encoding protein NRT1/ PTR FAMILY 3.1-like, with protein MEVGSNGSAVKAEENTKCKDVKASKVGGIKTMPFILANEICDRFAATGFHANMITYLTDQLNLPLVKASNTLSNFAGTASFTPLIGALIADSFAGRFWTITIGSIIYELGMISITISAVVPSLRPAACRDGVNCEEASNLQLWVLYMSLLLTSLGTGGIRPCVVTFAADQIDMKKSSVESRSWNFFNWYYFIMGMATLTALTVVVYIQDNVGWGWGLGIPTIAMAVSVLVFVFGSPLYVKLKPGGSPLVRLAQVVVAAFNSRKLKLNDPPHLYHNHELDANISVTGRLVHTQQFKWLDKAAIVREGDLNLWKVATVHRVEELKSIIRMLPIWAAGILLVTSSSHIHSFVIQQARTMDRHFAHHSFEIPPASLSVFSVLTMLTGLVLYERLFVPLVRRFTANPSGITCLQRMGVGFLVNIIATVVSAVVESKRKSVAAHHNLLDDPKAIIPISVFWLVPQYCLHGIAEVFMSVGHLEFLYDQSPESMRSTAVALYWIAISIGNYLGTALVTLVHDYTGKDNNWLPDRNLNRGKLDYYYWLITGIQVVNLVYYVICASLYTCKPLEEEIPYTNGDKEMEHAENQQLIIV; from the exons ATGGAGGTGGGCAGCAATGGTAGTGCTGTGAAAGCGGAGGAGAACACAAAGTGTAAAGATGTGAAGGCAAGCAAAGTTGGTGGCATCAAAACAATGCCATTCATTCTTG CAAATGAAATATGCGACAGATTTGCAGCGACAGGATTCCATGCTAATATGATAACCTATTTGACCGACCAATTGAATTTGCCACTAGTGAAGGCCTCTAATACCCTCTCCAACTTTGCTGGAACAGCCAGCTTCACACCGCTCATCGGAGCTTTGATCGCCGACTCCTTTGCCGGCCGCTTCTGGACCATCACCATCGGTTCCATCATCTACGAACTG GGAATGATAAGCATTACTATATCAGCAGTGGTACCATCACTACGGCCAGCTGCATGTAGAGATGGAGTGAATTGCGAGGAGGCTTCAAATCTTCAGCTATGGGTTCTTTACATGTCTCTTCTTCTAACATCTCTCGGCACCGGTGGCATTAGGCCCTGTGTGGTAACGTTTGCAGCTGACCAAATAGACATGAAAAAATCGAGCGTGGAATCCCGGAGTTGGAATTTTTTCAATTGGTACTATTTTATCATGGGAATGGCCACTCTCACTGCACTCACAGTCGTTGTTTATATCCAAGATAATGTTGGGTGGGGCTGGGGGCTGGGCATCCCAACTATAGCCATGGCCGTGTCCGTACTGGTTTTCGTGTTTGGCTCCCCTCTTTATGTGAAGTTGAAACCCGGAGGCAGCCCCCTTGTTAGATTGGCCCAAGTGGTTGTTGCTGCTTTCAACAGCAGGAAACTTAAACTTAATGATCCTCCCCATTTGTATCACAATCACGAGCTCGATGCGAATATTTCTGTCACTGGAAGGCTCGTACACACCCAGCAATTCAA ATGGCTTGACAAAGCGGCCATAGTAAGAGAAGGTGATTTGAATCTTTGGAAGGTAGCCACAGTGCATAGAGTTGAAGAGCTGAAATCAATCATCAGAATGCTGCCCATTTGGGCTGCGGGAATCTTACTCGTAACTTCTTCCTCACATATCCATAGCTTTGTCATCCAACAAGCTCGCACTATGGATCGCCACTTCGCTCATCATTCCTTTGAAATCCCACCGGCTTCCTTATCCGTCTTCAGTGTTCTCACCATGCTAACAGGCCTCGTCCTCTACGAGCGCCTTTTCGTGCCACTGGTTCGTAGATTCACCGCCAACCCGTCAGGAATCACTTGCCTACAAAGAATGGGCGTAGGGTTTTTGGTTAACATAATCGCGACTGTGGTTTCCGCAGTAGTCGAAAGCAAGCGAAAATCCGTGGCAGCCCATCACAACTTACTGGATGATCCTAAAGCCATTATTCCAATAAGTGTGTTCTGGCTAGTTCCTCAATACTGTCTCCATGGAATAGCCGAAGTTTTCATGTCTGTCGGGCACTTAGAGTTTCTGTATGATCAGTCCCCTGAAAGCATGAGAAGCACAGCTGTGGCACTCTACTGGATTGCCATTTCTATTGGAAACTATTTGGGTACAGCTTTGGTGACGCTAGTGCATGATTATACAGGCAAGGATAACAATTGGCTGCCTGATAGGAATCTTAACAGGGGGAAGCTGGATTACTATTATTGGCTAATCACAGGAATTCAAGTTGTAAATCTTGTTTATTATGTAATCTGTGCTTCCCTTTATACATGCAAACCCTTGGAAGAAGAAATTCCATATACAAATGGAGATAAAGAGATGGAGCATGCTGAAAATCAGCAACTTATCATTGTTTAA
- the LOC126679726 gene encoding 50S ribosomal protein 5 alpha, chloroplastic-like isoform X2 has protein sequence MAKTLSSISRFPIKPIAMLSQSLSALPLLKPFTTNASTDVTDAVSATDDDEDDDNFLFYNLPLDPKLQQKLEHKMRMKFSKNVRLRTKKLDRKRRMRKKAHNPKAV, from the exons ATGGCCAAAACCCTATCCTCTATCTCCAG GTTCCCCATCAAACCCATTGCTATGCTCTCCCAATCACTCAGTGCACTTCCTCTCTTGAAACCCTTTACCACAAATGCATCGACTGATGTTACGGATGCCGTCTCTGCAACTGACGACGACGAAGACGACGATAATTTTCTGTTTTACAACCTTCCTCTTGACCCCAAGTTGCAACAGAAGCTTGAGCATAAGATGCGGATGAAGTTTTCCAAGAATGTACGTCTTCGCACCAAGAAACTTGATCGGAAACGCAGGATGAGAAAGAAAGCACATAACCCCAAGGCTGTCTAA